A genome region from Cucumis sativus cultivar 9930 chromosome 4, Cucumber_9930_V3, whole genome shotgun sequence includes the following:
- the LOC101214094 gene encoding oxygen-evolving enhancer protein 2, chloroplastic, giving the protein MASTSCFLHHHALTAAARSSSSPRQAALPKSPQLLVCRAQKQQPAQEEEGGVVSRRLALTVLIGAAALGSKVSPADAAYGEAANVFGKPKSNTDYLPYSGDGFKLSIPSKWNPSKEREFPGQVLRYEDNFDSNSNLSVIINPTDKKSIKDFGSPEEFLSKVDYLLGKQAYFGKTASEGGFDPDAVATANILEATASNVNGKDYYFVSVLTRTADGDEGGKHQLITATVNDGKLYICKAQAGDKRWFKGARKFVEGAASSFSVA; this is encoded by the exons ATGGCTTCCACCTCCTGTTTCCTTCACCACCACGCCCTCACCGCCGCCGCAAGATCCTCGTCTTCCCCACGCCAGGCCGCCCTGCCCAAGTCTCCCCAGCTGCTCGTCTGCCGTGCCCAGAAGCAGCAACCCGCTCAGGAGGAGGAAGGCGGTGTTGTCTCTCGTCGATTGGCTCTCACTGTCCTCATCGGCGCCGCTGCTCTTGGCTCCAAGGTTTCTCCGGCTGATGCTGCTTATGGAGAAGCTG CCAATGTGTTTGGAAAGCCAAAGTCCAACACAGATTACTTGCCATACAGTGGAGATGGATTCAAGCTTTCAATTCCTTCTAAGTGGAATCCAAGCAAAGAAAGGGAATTCCCAGGCCAAGTTCTTAGATATGAAGACAACTTTGATTCCAACAGCAATCTTAGTGTAATTATCAACCCAACTGACAAAAAATCCATCAAAGACTTTGGCTCCCCTGAAGAATTCCTTTCCAAG GTTGACTATTTGCTGGGAAAGCAAGCTTACTTTGGAAAGACTGCTTCTGAG GGTGGGTTCGACCCGGATGCAGTAGCAACAGCAAACATATTGGAGGCTACAGCGTCCAACGTGAATGGAAAGGACTACTACTTCGTATCTGTGTTGACAAGAACTGCAGATGGAGATGAAGGTGGGAAGCATCAGCTGATCACAGCAACTGTGAATGATGGAAAGCTTTACATTTGCAAGGCACAAGCAGGAGACAAGAGGTGGTTTAAAGGAGCAAGGAAGTTTGTGGAGGGTGCAGCTAGTTCTTTCAGTGTTGCTTAA